The Musa acuminata AAA Group cultivar baxijiao chromosome BXJ1-3, Cavendish_Baxijiao_AAA, whole genome shotgun sequence genome window below encodes:
- the LOC135637523 gene encoding glutaredoxin-C1-like: MYYQAAAAAEAWGYVAGMGPTTTMDALERVDRLAAESAVVIFSVSTCCMCHALKRLFCGMGVSPSVVELDEDPRGREMERALARLLGGGAAGGPAVPVVFIGGKLVGAMDRVMAAHISGALVPLLKQAGALWL, encoded by the coding sequence ATGTACTAccaggcggcagcggcagcggaggCGTGGGGTTACGTGGCTGGGATGGGGCCGACGACGACGATGGACGCGTTGGAGCGGGTGGACCGGCTGGCGGCGGAGAGCGCGGTGGTGATCTTCAGCGTGAGCACCTGCTGCATGTGCCACGCCCTGAAGCGGCTCTTCTGCGGCATGGGGGTGAGCCCGTCGGTGGTGGAGCTGGACGAGGACCCGCGCGGGCGGGAGATGGAGCGCGCCCTCGCCCGCCTCCTCGGCGGTGGTGCAGCCGGCGGGCCCGCCGTACCGGTGGTATTCATCGGCGGGAAGCTGGTTGGGGCCATGGACCGGGTCATGGCCGCCCACATAAGCGGCGCCCTCGTCCCCCTCCTCAAACAAGCCGGCGCTCTCTGGCTCTGA